The following proteins are co-located in the Natator depressus isolate rNatDep1 chromosome 4, rNatDep2.hap1, whole genome shotgun sequence genome:
- the LOC141985868 gene encoding retinoid-binding protein 7-like, with product MPVDFSGTWNLTSSDNFEGYMLALGIDFATRKIAKILKPQKVIEQEGNSFSIQTTSTFRSYFVQFKIGEEFEEDNKGLDHRKCKSIVTWDNDKLVCVQTGDKKNRGWTHWIEGDQLYLELRCEDQVCTQVYKRA from the coding sequence ATGCCTGTGGATTTCAGTGGCACCTGGAACCTCACAAGCAGTGACAACTTTGAAGGTTacatgctggctttgggtattGACTTTGCAACTCGCAAGATAGCAAAAATACTGAAGCCACAGAAGGTGATTGAACAGGAAGGCAATTCATTCTCCATCCAAACCACCAGCACTTTCAGAAGTTACTTTGTCCAGTTCAAAATTGGAGAGGAGTTTGAGGAAGACAATAAAGGCCTAGATCATAGAAAATGCAAGAGTATAGTTACCTGGGACAATGACAAGCTTGTTTGTGTCCAGACTGGAGACAAGAAGAACAGGGGCTGGACTCATTGGATTGAAGGAGATCAGCTATATCTGGAGCTCCGCTGTGAGGACCAAGTATGCACACAGGTTTATAAGAGAGCTTGA